From one Rhodoferax sp. PAMC 29310 genomic stretch:
- a CDS encoding flagellar hook-length control protein FliK, which yields MSIDQAGMAAGQKAAATSDSRPSKGGAVAATDAGDTPQGGFASLLSALAVPVEPPVVAAGPTALALNDEEDLKDGVPVLGLELPGNLIAPPSLVGSKVDITSLADQPVLVESDGLNSVRLASSGVDKVSKHVNAQGADHLAPDVGKLAGAEVELAANVAKVATSDEALRQEPLVQKAVQARRALGVDLQAEAANARLEAKAVKSVAEFEVGLKDAMQVKLSSAGELAARLLEPAERPRGKSFGVTGSAGAEAGWAQYAHHARSAGDITPSFTIPATAPAQMQVADKVSYWVTQGIQNAELKLEGFGDEPVEISILLKGGEVRVDFRSDQPEVRQMLEGALGQLKESLQREGVLLSGVTVGGSGSEGGGRQESRKDSGANQKREAEHLKSEVRIQRPAASIGRSLDLFV from the coding sequence ATGAGTATTGATCAAGCTGGTATGGCTGCGGGCCAAAAGGCGGCTGCAACATCGGACAGCCGGCCGAGCAAGGGAGGAGCGGTTGCCGCCACTGACGCCGGCGACACCCCACAGGGCGGATTTGCCTCGTTGTTGAGCGCCTTGGCAGTGCCGGTTGAGCCGCCGGTCGTAGCGGCGGGGCCGACAGCGCTCGCCCTCAACGACGAAGAGGATCTGAAGGACGGGGTGCCAGTTCTGGGTCTTGAATTGCCCGGCAACCTGATAGCCCCGCCTAGCCTGGTTGGCAGCAAAGTAGACATCACCTCCCTGGCCGATCAACCGGTACTGGTCGAAAGTGATGGACTGAATTCAGTGAGGCTTGCCTCTTCCGGTGTTGACAAGGTTAGCAAGCATGTCAATGCTCAGGGTGCCGATCACCTTGCGCCAGATGTTGGGAAGCTGGCGGGTGCAGAGGTTGAGTTGGCAGCAAACGTAGCCAAGGTCGCGACTTCCGACGAGGCGTTGCGCCAGGAACCCTTGGTTCAAAAGGCAGTGCAAGCACGGCGAGCTTTGGGTGTTGACCTTCAAGCGGAGGCCGCCAATGCGCGGTTGGAGGCTAAGGCAGTGAAGTCAGTGGCTGAATTTGAAGTTGGCCTCAAAGACGCGATGCAGGTCAAGTTGTCTAGCGCCGGGGAGTTGGCTGCACGACTTTTGGAGCCAGCGGAGCGGCCCCGAGGAAAGTCGTTTGGGGTGACTGGTAGCGCTGGTGCTGAAGCGGGCTGGGCCCAGTATGCCCACCACGCGAGAAGCGCAGGGGACATCACGCCAAGTTTCACCATACCAGCGACCGCGCCTGCACAAATGCAGGTGGCGGATAAGGTGAGCTACTGGGTCACTCAGGGCATACAAAATGCGGAGCTGAAACTGGAGGGGTTTGGGGACGAACCCGTTGAAATCAGTATTCTTCTCAAAGGAGGGGAGGTTCGAGTTGATTTTCGAAGCGACCAACCTGAGGTTAGGCAGATGCTGGAGGGGGCATTGGGACAATTAAAGGAGTCACTCCAGCGCGAGGGGGTCCTTCTGTCCGGAGTAACCGTGGGAGGCTCAGGCTCTGAGGGGGGGGGGCGTCAGGAGTCACGCAAAGATTCTGGCGCAAATCAAAAACGAGAGGCGGAGCATTTGAAATCTGAAGTGCGCATTCAACGGCCAGCAGCGTCAATTGGGCGGTCATTGGATCTCTTTGTATAG
- the fliG gene encoding flagellar motor switch protein FliG, which translates to MSDSDGLEDAAILMMSLGEAEASEVFKHLSPKEVQKLGEAIAKTRAVTRERLDGVVEKFTGVAAAQSLLVSNSGDYVRSVLKRALGDDKAALLIDRILQGGDVSGIESLKWMEPSSVAELLRNEHPQIVAAILVHLDFDQAADVLKFFVERQRNEVMLRVATMEGIQPSALKDLNEVLFNVLAGGDKVRKSSLGGVKTAAEMINLMGTAIEGTVIESIRNHDPDLAQKIMDKMFVFDDVMKLDDKAIQTVLKEVSSDVLIVALKGAQPELKEKFLANMSSRAAETLREDLESRGPMRLSEVEVQQKEILKTVRRLADEGTIVIGGGGDDAMV; encoded by the coding sequence ATGTCTGATTCAGACGGACTCGAGGATGCTGCGATATTGATGATGTCTCTTGGAGAGGCGGAAGCTTCTGAGGTTTTCAAACATCTGTCACCGAAAGAAGTGCAAAAACTGGGCGAGGCCATTGCCAAAACAAGGGCGGTCACTCGCGAGCGCCTGGATGGCGTGGTCGAAAAATTCACGGGTGTTGCAGCCGCGCAAAGCCTCTTGGTGTCGAATTCTGGCGATTACGTTCGCTCGGTTCTGAAGCGCGCGTTGGGCGATGACAAGGCAGCACTGCTCATCGACCGGATTTTGCAGGGCGGCGATGTTTCGGGAATTGAGAGCCTGAAGTGGATGGAGCCATCGTCCGTCGCGGAGCTTCTTCGCAATGAGCACCCCCAGATCGTGGCCGCGATCCTGGTTCACCTGGACTTTGACCAGGCCGCAGATGTGCTCAAGTTTTTTGTGGAGCGCCAAAGAAACGAAGTCATGTTGCGAGTTGCCACCATGGAGGGTATCCAGCCATCTGCCTTGAAGGACCTGAATGAGGTTCTCTTTAACGTGCTGGCGGGCGGTGACAAGGTAAGGAAGTCCTCCTTGGGTGGTGTCAAGACCGCAGCCGAGATGATTAACCTGATGGGTACGGCCATTGAAGGGACGGTGATTGAGTCGATTCGCAACCATGACCCCGACTTGGCTCAAAAAATCATGGACAAAATGTTCGTTTTCGACGACGTCATGAAGCTTGATGACAAGGCCATTCAGACTGTGTTGAAAGAAGTGTCCTCTGACGTGTTGATCGTGGCGCTGAAGGGGGCCCAGCCAGAGTTGAAAGAGAAGTTTCTTGCCAATATGTCGTCTCGGGCCGCCGAAACATTGCGCGAAGACCTGGAGTCAAGAGGGCCAATGCGCTTGTCGGAAGTCGAGGTACAACAAAAAGAAATTCTCAAAACCGTCCGACGGTTGGCCGACGAGGGCACGATTGTGATTGGCGGTGGCGGTGATGATGCGATGGTCTAG
- the fliJ gene encoding flagellar export protein FliJ: MSILNSLSLAIDLATRKKDQAVMVLQHLQRMHEANQNQMGQLESYAAETEHKWAVTAQAGSTPELMGHHYQFMARLHHAISLQQDVLGGSAQKVEAARRLTMDGELRLASLRLVLKKKKADLGQLQGRREQKQMDEFAAVQSRRMLNLN; encoded by the coding sequence ATGTCAATCTTGAACAGTTTGTCCTTGGCAATCGATCTGGCGACACGCAAGAAAGATCAGGCCGTCATGGTGCTTCAGCATTTGCAGCGCATGCACGAGGCCAATCAAAATCAAATGGGGCAGCTTGAAAGCTACGCAGCCGAAACCGAGCATAAATGGGCCGTGACGGCACAAGCAGGGTCGACACCGGAATTGATGGGTCATCACTACCAGTTCATGGCTCGTTTGCACCATGCGATCAGTTTGCAGCAGGATGTTTTGGGCGGATCCGCCCAGAAAGTAGAAGCCGCGCGGCGGTTGACTATGGACGGTGAGCTTCGGTTGGCAAGTTTGCGCCTTGTTTTGAAGAAAAAGAAAGCTGACCTGGGTCAACTCCAGGGTCGGCGCGAGCAGAAGCAAATGGACGAGTTTGCGGCCGTGCAAAGCCGGCGAATGCTGAATTTGAATTAG
- the fliL gene encoding flagellar basal body-associated protein FliL, with amino-acid sequence MAEKPGNSDTVKAPAKSKKMLIVILGVVLVLVLGGGGAFFYISKQRAAAYDEEGGAPAKAVEAAHKTPPVYLPLDNMVVNLANPGGDRVAQVGITLEVRDAKASDSVKVYLPAIRSGILLIISQRTAEQLLSPEGKVGLAKAIVKEASIPFGGGQEVEEEEAPVSKKTKSKRAPVVEYPVVAVLFSSFIVQ; translated from the coding sequence GTGGCCGAGAAACCGGGAAATAGTGATACTGTGAAAGCGCCAGCAAAGAGCAAAAAGATGCTGATTGTCATATTGGGTGTCGTTCTCGTGCTGGTTTTGGGAGGTGGCGGGGCATTTTTCTACATCAGCAAGCAGCGCGCCGCAGCCTACGATGAGGAGGGCGGCGCTCCTGCCAAAGCGGTTGAAGCGGCTCATAAGACGCCCCCCGTCTACTTGCCTTTGGATAATATGGTGGTGAATTTGGCCAACCCGGGTGGGGATAGGGTTGCACAGGTCGGAATCACGCTTGAGGTTCGGGATGCGAAAGCGTCTGATTCGGTGAAGGTCTACCTGCCCGCTATTCGCAGCGGAATTTTGCTGATTATTTCTCAACGGACGGCTGAGCAACTATTGTCACCAGAGGGGAAAGTGGGTCTCGCCAAAGCCATTGTGAAGGAGGCTTCGATTCCTTTTGGTGGTGGGCAAGAGGTCGAGGAGGAAGAGGCCCCAGTTTCCAAGAAGACGAAATCAAAACGCGCCCCGGTTGTTGAATACCCGGTGGTTGCCGTGCTGTTTTCCAGTTTCATTGTTCAATAG
- the fliI gene encoding flagellar protein export ATPase FliI: MSPLEGAAKWQSFFEDAGRRISNARAQEVRGTLTRLTGLVLEAVGVREPVGSQCLVSMPSRPPVLAEVVGFSNDRAYLMPAGDVHGLSSGASVVPAPPYIPAPRLGERRQSDRNAGYGVLRLPLGDGLLGRVVDAHGSPMDRKGPVEGVNARPLDRTPINAMDRAPVREILDTGVSAINALLTVGRGQRIGLFAGSGVGKSVLLGMMARYTQADVIVVGLIGERGREVKEFIEDILGEEGRARSVVVAAPADAPPLLRMQGAAYATAIAESFRDKGKHVLLLMDSLTRYAMAQREIALAIGEPPATKGYPPSCFAKLPQLVERSGNGLHGIGSITAFYTVLSEGDDQQDPIADAARAILDGHIVLSRSLAEAGHFPAIDIEQSASRVMSNVVSREHFETARRFKAIHSRYEKGRDLIQIGAYAVGSDPALDEAIKRHDGMASFLQQDMFTAVPMSESVMGMAFAIDGARAAS, from the coding sequence ATGAGCCCGCTTGAAGGCGCCGCCAAGTGGCAGAGTTTTTTTGAAGATGCCGGGCGGCGAATCTCGAACGCCCGCGCACAGGAGGTGCGAGGAACGCTGACAAGGTTGACCGGTTTGGTGTTGGAAGCTGTAGGCGTTCGGGAGCCAGTGGGCTCGCAATGTCTGGTCTCGATGCCATCGCGTCCGCCTGTCCTGGCTGAGGTCGTCGGATTTTCGAATGATCGAGCCTACTTGATGCCGGCTGGAGACGTTCACGGATTGTCTAGCGGCGCCAGTGTCGTGCCAGCACCACCCTACATTCCAGCTCCCAGACTTGGGGAGCGTCGACAGTCCGATCGGAATGCCGGTTACGGTGTATTGCGACTGCCCTTGGGTGACGGTTTGTTGGGTCGTGTGGTTGATGCTCATGGTTCTCCGATGGATCGCAAGGGCCCGGTTGAGGGGGTCAATGCCCGCCCATTGGATCGAACCCCTATCAACGCGATGGACCGGGCACCTGTGCGTGAAATCCTCGACACAGGGGTGAGTGCGATCAATGCCTTGTTGACAGTTGGAAGAGGTCAACGCATCGGTTTGTTTGCAGGATCTGGCGTTGGCAAGAGCGTTTTGCTTGGCATGATGGCGCGCTATACGCAGGCTGATGTGATTGTGGTTGGCTTAATTGGTGAGCGCGGGCGTGAGGTCAAAGAATTCATCGAAGATATTTTGGGTGAGGAGGGTCGAGCACGGTCGGTGGTTGTTGCTGCGCCCGCCGATGCGCCGCCGCTGTTGCGCATGCAGGGCGCTGCGTATGCCACAGCAATCGCGGAGTCTTTTAGGGACAAAGGAAAGCACGTCTTGCTGTTGATGGATTCGTTGACCCGCTATGCCATGGCGCAGCGCGAGATTGCGTTGGCGATTGGTGAGCCCCCTGCGACCAAAGGGTATCCGCCCTCGTGCTTTGCCAAGTTGCCACAGTTGGTCGAGCGCAGTGGCAATGGCTTGCACGGGATTGGATCCATCACGGCGTTCTACACCGTGTTGTCGGAAGGGGACGATCAGCAAGACCCGATTGCAGATGCCGCGCGGGCCATTTTGGACGGACACATCGTGTTGTCTCGCTCGCTGGCGGAGGCGGGACATTTCCCCGCAATTGACATTGAGCAGTCTGCGTCGCGTGTCATGAGCAATGTGGTGTCGCGCGAGCATTTCGAAACTGCCCGTCGCTTCAAAGCCATTCACTCCCGCTACGAAAAAGGTCGCGATTTGATTCAAATTGGCGCCTATGCAGTCGGGTCTGATCCAGCGCTTGATGAGGCTATCAAGCGGCATGATGGTATGGCGAGTTTTCTCCAGCAGGACATGTTCACGGCAGTTCCGATGAGCGAGAGTGTCATGGGGATGGCTTTCGCCATCGACGGTGCGAGGGCTGCCTCATGA
- a CDS encoding flagellar assembly protein FliH, whose amino-acid sequence MRNYSRFIPGEEIDSFKQWDFGAVDSAALLLAAKAKEEENSVESGKDDALTQQGYAQGYAEGFVQGQAQLRLEAQRQISEFVDQQGQEASERFLALFANAQAQLMESEQVIAQGVLELACELARQVIRQEISVNPNVLQPVIREAMGLLGVETKAAVVRLSPADFEVLEDPVRTEFAAMSLTLVADSNLSAGGCLIESAGTVIDGRIEKRWSQVVASLGLNQAWGDGDEPA is encoded by the coding sequence ATGCGTAATTACTCCCGCTTTATTCCAGGTGAAGAGATTGACTCCTTTAAGCAGTGGGACTTTGGAGCGGTGGATTCCGCCGCCTTGCTTTTGGCTGCAAAAGCAAAGGAGGAGGAAAACTCAGTCGAGTCGGGAAAGGATGACGCTCTGACCCAGCAGGGCTACGCCCAGGGCTATGCGGAGGGCTTTGTCCAAGGTCAAGCACAGCTGAGGTTGGAAGCCCAGCGCCAAATCAGTGAATTCGTTGACCAGCAGGGGCAAGAGGCGAGTGAGAGGTTTTTGGCGTTGTTTGCCAATGCTCAGGCGCAACTGATGGAGTCCGAGCAGGTGATTGCCCAGGGCGTTCTTGAGCTCGCATGCGAGTTAGCCCGTCAAGTGATCCGTCAGGAAATATCCGTCAATCCCAATGTTTTGCAACCGGTGATTCGAGAGGCCATGGGCTTGTTGGGCGTTGAAACCAAGGCCGCAGTGGTTCGACTGAGTCCCGCTGATTTTGAGGTGTTGGAGGATCCGGTGCGGACTGAGTTCGCGGCCATGTCTCTGACCCTTGTGGCAGATTCGAACCTGTCAGCAGGAGGCTGCTTGATCGAGTCGGCTGGAACCGTGATCGATGGGCGCATAGAAAAACGTTGGAGCCAGGTTGTGGCTTCCTTGGGGTTGAATCAAGCATGGGGGGATGGTGATGAGCCCGCTTGA
- the fliM gene encoding flagellar motor switch protein FliM, protein MSESFLSQEEVDALLEGVTGESQKLTEEVLESGEVRPYNISSQERIVRGRMPTMEIVNERFARNLRVGLFNFIRRSPEISVGPVTVQRYSAFLRELAVPTNFNIVAIRPLRGSGLIVCEPALVFGVIESLYGGAGKFQTRIEGRDFSATEQRVINRLVHVITEEYKKAWTGIYPLELDYQRSEMQPQFANVATPSEIVISTSFQLEIGEITGAVHFCMPYATLEPIRDVLYSSTQGDSIEVDRRWVNVLTQEIQAVEVVLVAELASADATVEQLLAMKAGDFIELDRKQRIQATIDGVPIFECQYGTHNAKYALKIERNLRGKDYNWKGR, encoded by the coding sequence ATGAGTGAATCGTTTCTATCTCAAGAGGAGGTTGATGCCCTGCTTGAGGGCGTAACGGGCGAAAGTCAAAAGCTGACTGAGGAGGTGCTGGAGAGCGGCGAGGTTCGTCCCTACAACATTTCGAGCCAGGAGAGAATCGTTCGTGGGCGCATGCCAACGATGGAAATCGTCAATGAACGGTTTGCACGAAATTTGAGAGTGGGTCTCTTTAACTTCATCCGGCGCAGCCCTGAAATCTCTGTGGGACCGGTGACGGTTCAGCGGTACAGCGCGTTTTTGAGGGAGTTGGCAGTGCCAACCAACTTCAATATTGTGGCGATTCGCCCGCTGCGAGGCAGCGGCTTGATTGTTTGCGAGCCGGCGCTGGTGTTTGGCGTGATTGAGTCGCTCTACGGTGGGGCTGGAAAGTTTCAGACGCGAATTGAGGGACGCGATTTTTCCGCCACGGAGCAAAGAGTGATCAACCGGTTGGTCCATGTGATCACCGAGGAGTACAAAAAGGCGTGGACAGGCATTTATCCCCTTGAGTTGGACTACCAGCGTTCGGAAATGCAGCCCCAGTTTGCCAACGTTGCCACCCCAAGCGAGATTGTCATCTCCACCTCTTTCCAACTTGAAATAGGGGAGATCACTGGAGCGGTTCATTTTTGCATGCCGTATGCAACGCTCGAGCCCATCCGGGACGTGTTGTATTCGTCAACACAGGGAGACTCAATTGAGGTTGACCGACGTTGGGTCAATGTGTTGACCCAGGAAATTCAGGCGGTGGAGGTCGTATTGGTGGCAGAGCTGGCTTCTGCTGATGCGACGGTGGAGCAATTACTTGCCATGAAGGCCGGTGATTTCATCGAGCTGGATCGTAAGCAGCGCATTCAGGCAACGATCGATGGCGTTCCGATTTTTGAATGTCAATACGGAACGCACAACGCCAAATATGCACTCAAGATTGAGCGAAATTTGAGAGGCAAGGACTACAACTGGAAAGGTAGATAG